A genome region from Quercus lobata isolate SW786 unplaced genomic scaffold, ValleyOak3.0 Primary Assembly Scq3eQI_209, whole genome shotgun sequence includes the following:
- the LOC115973521 gene encoding uncharacterized protein LOC115973521: MQIKNKGALTFLGKLKGDPNKRFRDKYCRFHRDHGHDTADCYDLKQQIEALIRQGKLQKFVSREKVDLPPQEQAPQRDNECPRPPLGDIRIIVGGMVTPGLSRKAQKTYLRMVQNIQLTSVVPKMPQVDNPIIGFSEEDARRLHHPHDDALIVSIRVGDCNRYRVLVNNGSSANILYYPALQ; the protein is encoded by the coding sequence atgcaaatcAAGAACAAGGGAGCCTTAACCTTCCTCGGAAAGTTGAAAGGAGATCCTAACAAGCGGTTTAGAGACAAATACTGTCGTTTCCACCGTGATCACGGTCATGACACAGCTGACTGCTACGATTTAAAACAGCAAATCGAAGCCCTCATTAGACAAGGGAAGTTACAGAAGTTCGTCAGCAGGGAGAAAGTCGATTTGCCTCCTCAAGAGCAGGCTCCCCAACGGGACAACGAGTGTCCCAGACCACCCTTAGGAGACATAAGGATAATTGTAGGAGGCATGGTGACCCCTGGCTTGTCCAGAAAGGCTCAAAAAACCTACCTCAGAATGGTTCAGAATATTCAGCTAACGAGCGTCGTCCCAAAGATGCCACAGGTCGACAACCCCATTATTGGTTTTTCAGAAGAAGATGCTCGACGTCTTCACCACCCGCATGATGACGCACTCATCGTTAGCATCCGGGTAGGAGACTGTAACAGATACCGGGTCTTGGTTAACAACGGAAGTTCCGCAAACATTCTCTACTACCCAGCTCTCCAATAA